The genome window CTACAGGCCCAAAACCGGCTCATGCTGACGCTGTTTCGAGTGTCCGCGCTGATCGGCGCGGAGCTGGAATCCCAGGATTTTGCCGAGGCTGTGGTTCGGACGATCGCCCAGACGGTGCCCGATGTCGATAAGGCGGTGCTGTGGTTCTTCGACCGCTTCGAGCAGCGGCTGCGGCTGGCGGCGGTGTATGGTCAGCCCCATATCCCGGCGCTCGATCCAGCATCGCGCGACCAGCTTGCGCTGCGGCTGTACGAGGGCCATGTCGGCGAGTGCGTTGCCGCACGCCAGCCGCGCGTGATCGAAGGTCGCGGCGCGCTGCTCCACTATCAGCACACGCTCGATCCTAATAATGCCGTGATCGTCGCGCAGCTTGCTGCTTTGCTTCCATCGACGCTGCGGATCATTTGCTTGCCGCTGTACCTTGGCTCGATCCCGGTTGGCGCGCTGGAACTGTTCTACACCAATCCGAGCGCCGGGCCAGGCCACGATGATCTGCCGCTGTTGCAGGTCTTTGCCGATCAGCTTGCGGTGATGTTTCGCAATGCCCAGATCTATACCGAGATGAGCGCGCAGCAGCGGCGGCTACAGGCATTCGATGCGGTGGTGACGGCGATCACCAACGCCTCTGATATTCAACAGATGCTAGAGCAGGCGCTTTCGGTGACGCTCTATGTCGTCGGAGCCGAGAACGGCATGGTGCTGCTGAGCGATGACGGCATGGTCGAGGTGGCGGTGAGCTATCAGCTGCCTGCTGCGGCGTTTGCGCCCGGCGTGCGCTTTGCGCTGGAGAACACGCCCTGCGCCGAGGTGATCCGCTCCGGCCAGCCGAGCGTGCAGCCGCTACGAGTCGGGCATGCATGGGCCTCGTCGCTGCCGATCACAATCGCCGCGGTGGCGCTGCTGCCGCTGCTGGCCGGTGGTACCGTTGTCGGGGTGCTGGTGATCGCGCTGAAGATCGACAACGAGCCGCGCCTTGACTGGGCCTCGCTGCTGGCGATCGGCAATCAGATCGGTATCGCCGTCGCCAACCATAAGCTGTATAACGCCAGCCAGCGCGAGCGGCGACAGCTTGCGGGCGTGATCGCCTCGATTGCCGAGAGCGTGATCATCTGCGACCGCAGGGGCTATCTGGTGCTGTCGAACGACGCGGCGCAGACGCTCCTGGGGCAGCATCTTGAAGTCGGTACGTCGCTCGCCGAGCTGACGCGCCTCCTGGCGATGCGGACGATCGATGGGCAGCCGCTCTCGATCGAGGAGACGCCGCTGGCGCGGAGCTTGCGCGGCGAGGTCTACCAAAACTACGAGCTGAGCATCACCGTCGGCGCGGGCGTTGAGCTGTTTATCAGTTGCTCAGGCGCGCCGCTGCTGGCCGACGACGGCACGATCGATGGCGCGGTGGTCGTGATCCGCGATGTGACGGCCTACAAGCGGTACGACGCCGTGCGCGATGAGTTTGTGGCCGTGGCCGCACATGAGCTGCGCGCGCCGCTGGCGGCGGTTAAAGGCTATACCGATCTGCTGGTGCAGCGCGCGCTGAACGACCAGAGCACGACCGAGCGCGATCGTCGTGGTATTCAGATGCTCTCGCGGCAGATCGAGCATCTGGTTCGGCTGGTCGATAATCTGCTGGATGTGTCGCGGCTCGACTCGGGCCAGCTTGAGCTGTACCTTCAGCGAGTCGATCTGATCGGCCTGATCGAGGCCAGCATCGACCGGATCAGCATCGGCGATGCCAACCATCAGTTTGTGTTCGACGGCCCGCCGCACCTCGAAATCCTCTGCGATCAACTGCGCATCCAGCAGGTCTTGACCAACCTGCTCTCGAACGCCGCGCGCTACAGCGCCGTCGGAACGCTGATTACCGTCGAGGTCTGGCTAGAGTCCGGCAGCGACGAGCATGTTGTAATCGCGGTACGCGATCAAGGCGTCGGGATGTCGCCGGAGGTGCAGGCGAAGGTCTTTGAGCGCTACTATCGGGCCAATACGGCGACGGCGACGAGCGGCCTGGGCCTTGGCGTGTACTTGAGCCGCGAGATCGTGCTGCGGCATGGCGGTCGGATCTGGCTGGAGAGCGCGCCCGGCCAGGGCACGACGTTTTATGTGATGCTCCCGATGAATCCTGGCTCAACCTCATGAGCAAGACCACGCGGCGGGCAAGTGCTGAGCCCATGCAGTGCTTCGCTGGCGCACGCGGCAGGTGAGCCTTCTCTCGATCATCCTCAGCGTCTATCTCGATCTCATGATATGATGATAAGCCGTTGGATGGGCGATCCGGGCAGCGGATCGGGCAGCGGCTGGCCGCGCCTGGATCAGGGGCAGCGCTGGCTGCGGGTAGCGACGAAAGAAAAGCCATGGATTTATTTGCTCATGCGGCCCAGTCGGATCAGGAGCGGTCTGCACCGCTGGCAGCGCGCATACGCCCACGCATGCTAGACGAGTTCGTCGGGCAGGAGCGTATCGCGGGAGCCGGGCGGCTGCTGCAACGGGCGCTGGAGCGCGGCGCGCTCTTCTCGATGATCTTGTGGGGACCGCCCGGCAGCGGCAAGACCACGCTGGCGCGGCTGCTGGCGCAGGCCAGCAGCGCCCACTTCGAGCAACTGTCGGCGGTCAGCGCGGGCGTTGCCGAGCTGCGCAAGGTGATCAAAGAGGCTCAGCAGCGCCAGGGGATGTACGGCGAGCGGACGGTGCTGTTTGTCGACGAGATCCACCGCTGGAACAAGGCGCAGCAGGACGCGATCCTGCCCTATGTCGAAGACGGCACGCTGATCCTGATCGGCGCGACGACCGAAAATCCCTCGTTCGAGGTCAACGGCGCGCTGCTGTCGCGCTGCCGGGTGATCACGCTGGAGGCGCTGAGCGACGACGCGATCGGGATGATCGTGGATCGCGCGCTGACCGACGCCGAGCGCGGCCTTGGGGCGCTGCGGGTGGATCTGGCCGACGCAGCGCGGGTGCTGCTGATCAACCTGGCGAACGGCGACGCGCGCGCGGCGCTCAACGCGCTGGAGATCGCGGCGCTGTCGGCGGCGCCCGACGAGGCCGGGCGGCGGGCGCTCCACGCCGACGCGATCGTCGAGGCCTATCAGCGCCGCCATGTGCAGTACGACAAAGCGGGCGAGCTGCACTACGACGCGATCTCGGCGCTGCACAAGTCGGTGCGCGATAGCGATCCCGATGGCGCGCTCTACTGGCTGGGGCGGATGCTGCGCGGCGGCGAAGATCCGCTGTATATCGCACGGCGCGTGGTGCGGATGGCGGTCGAGGACATCGGGCTGGCCGAGCCGCTAGCGCTGCCGCAGTGTATCGCCGCGCAGCAGGCAGTGCATTTTCTGGGACAGCCCGAAGGCGAGCTGGCGCTGGCTCAGGCGGTGGTCTATCTGTGCCAGGCTCCCAAGAGCAACGCCGTGTATCGGGCCTATGGCGGGGTGCTCAAGGATGTGGAAGAGACGCGCAACGAGCCGGTGCCGCTGCATCTGCGCAACGCGGCGACAGGCTTGATGCAAGACCTGGGCTATGGCAAGGACTACCAATATGCCCACGATTTCGCCGACGCTCAGGTCCGGCAGGAGCATCTGCCGCCGAACTTAGCGGGGCGGCGGTACTACCAGCCCACCGGGCGTGGCTTCGAGGCAACGATCGCCGAGCGGCTGTCCTGGCGCTATCCTGCCGATGTGCCCGATGCGGAAGCGCCGCCGGATGCGGGATAAGGCCGGCGTGGTTACGGAGGAACGGAGAGGGAGACTGGAGGAGCGTGCTACTCGTCGGCTGCCACGAGTCATACACGGGCAGGGGAGCAACGGGCTATTTGCGGGGCTATACTCACGTTCGTATAATACGTTCGTTCAAGTTATAAACCCTCTCATCTTATCTTATAATCTTGCACGCATAACATTCGCTGCCTGAACTCGGCGACGTATGGAGGTTATGTGGAGATCATTCGTATACCAATTCTCAAGATTGAGGATTTTCTGATTGCGTCGATCCAAACGGCGCTACACGACGTTCAGGCGATGGATTTTAAAGACAGCCTGCTGCAACGAATCTACGAAACCAAGTCCAAAGGCGTGATTCTCGATCTGACCGCGATCGACGTGCTCGATAGCTTCGTCGGGCGTTTGATCAACGATATTTCGCAAATGTCCAACCTGATGGGCGCGAAAGTCGTGATCACTGGCCTACAACCAGCCGTCGCCATCACCCTCGTCGAACTAGGCCTTGAACTTCCGCAGGTATTAACGGCGCTTAACCTGGAAAAAGGAATCGCGGCGCTACGTCGAGTCACGGAGCATAGCACCAATGGCCGAGCCTAAGGTCATCATGATCAGCAGCGATCTCGATATCGTCGCTGCGCGCATGGTAGCCCGCGACACGGCTCGTGCGCTGGGCTTCGGCGCGATCGACCAGGCGCGGATCGCTACGGCCATCAGCGAGCTAGCCCGCAATATCTACCTGTATGCCGGGGAGGGTAGTGTCACCGTCAAGGAAGCGACCAACGGCCTGCGGCGCGGCATCGAGGTGGTCTGCGAGGATCGCGGTCCTGGCATCGCCGACATCAATCTGGTGATGCAAGATGGCTATACCTCGTCCAAAGGCATGGGCATGGGCCTGCCGGGCGCGAAGCGTTTGATGGATGAGTTCGAGATCAGCAGCCGGGTCGGTCAGGGCACTAAAGTCATCTGCCGTAAGTGGTCGCGCTAGCTGCTGGTTGTCTGCTGCTCGTACCGAATCAAGGAGCATGCTGGGAAACATGGGTTTTGAGTTGGGCGTTGAGGCCCTTGCCCCAATCGCCGCCCAAAGGCCACCCGGCCACCCCCTCTCCCAGGGCATAGGAGAGGGGGCAGGCGGAGCCTGTTGTTGCTTTGTTCCCCTGCTCCTTCGTTTGTTGCTCTGTTCGTTGTTCTTTGTTCTGGCCCTGTCCGGGTGCTAGCGCTGCCATCTCAGTCCGGGATGGCGTTTAATGTTTAATCGTACATCGCCAACCCCTCATCAGGTCTATCTTGGTCTGGGCGCGAACCTGGGCGATCGAGCGGCAACGCTGCGCGCCGCACGCGCCCGGCTGGCGCCCAGCTTTACGGTGCTCGGCTGCTCCAGCCTGTACCAGACACCGCCCTGGGGCGTGACCGATCAGCCGCCGTTTCTGAACGCGGTCTGCTACGGTCAGACCGCGCTCGCTCCCGCCGAGCTGCTCACCTTCCTCAAAGCTCTGGAGCGCGACCTGGGCCGCATCGCTACCCGGCGCTGGGGTCCACGGGCGATCGATCTGGATATTCTGCTGTTCGATGACCTGATCCTCCAGACTCCCACCCTCACCATTCCTCATCCGCTGCTGCATGAGCGGCCATTCGTGCTGATCCCGCTCCGTGAGCTGGCCCCCGATCTGCGGCATCCTGCGCTTGGCACAACAATTGCCGATCTAGCTCAGGCATTGCCCGAACCTGACCTACAGGTGATTGCTCAAGCGTGGTAAAAAGGGCGATCCGTACAGGCATGCTATAATGCCCCACGAATTGCCGTTTCTCCGAGGACTTCGGATCTAATCAAGGAAAATGCTCATCGATACGTCTGCTCAACTTCCACGTTGGTCTGATCGACAGACTCGCCGCAATACCGTGTTGCTCGGATTGTCGGCGTTCTGTGTCATGCTGCTGCTGATCGGTGCGCTGGCCGCAGATCGCTTTCGCGTAACCAACCGGATGCAGCTCGAACAGACCGATCTGGTTCAGGTGCGATTGAATGAGGCGTTCGGCTTGCTGCGCGACATGCGTGTTGCCGAGCAGAGCTATGTGATGACGGGCAACGAGTCGGCGCTGACGCTGTACGACCAGGCGCTGGCCGAGTATCCCAGAGTGGTGGCCGATCTGGGGCGCAACGCCACGGTGATCAGCGAGCGTATGCCGCAGTTCGAGCAAGAGCTGGTGGCATTCGAGGAGGCGGCGGACGAGTGGCAGAGCTTTGCGCGGCGCACGATCGATCAGCGGCGGCTGGCAGGGCTGGACCAGGCCCAGCAGGGGCAGGTCGTCTCGCAGAGCAGCCGTCTCTTCGGCGAGATTCGCGATCATTACATCAAAGCGCTGCCCTACATCAACGCCGACCGCGAGGCGCTGCGCGCGTCGCACCGCTGGCTGGTCAACACCAGCCTGGCGCTCCTGGTGGTGGTCACGGGCTCGACGTTTGGGACCTTGATGTACGGGATCTCGCTGGTCCGTCGGATTGGCCTGCTGGCGAGCACCCAGCAGCAGCGGCAGGATCGTCAGAATCTCTATACCCAGGTGATCACCGCGCTCAATGGCCCGACCCAATACCAGCCGCTCCTGAGCCAGTCGCTGCCGCTGCTGATCGAGAGCGTCGGCGCGCAGGCTGGCGTGGTCTATAGCTACACCAACGGCCTACTGATCCCTTCGGCGGCGGTCGGCGTCGATAAGGATACGCTGGAGCCGCTACGGCCTAACGAGGGCTTGCCGGGCCGCGCGCTGCACCAGGAGCGCATTATCGTCGTGGGCGACCTGCCCGCCGATACGCCGTTTCGGATTCATACCGGGATGGGCGTGGCAGCGCCGCGCAGCCTGGCGACGGTGCCGCTGCGCTACGGCAAGCAACTGCTGGGCGTGCTGGTAATCGCCAGTGTGCAGCGTCTAGAAGATGCCGATATCCAACTGCTAAACCTGACGGGCTCGCAGCTCGCCACCGCGATCAGCAACGTGCGGGCGTTTGAAGAGGCGCAGCATATCGCCGATCAGCTGGCGGAGAACAACGCCTACCTGGCGCGTCTGCTCGAGGCAAGCGATACGCTGCAAGACATCGGGCGCGAGCTGGTGGTGCAGAGCGATCTGCAAACCCTGCTTGAGCTCGTCTGCCGTGAGACGCGGCGGCTGCTGCGGGGCGACTACACGGCGGTGGCGACGCTGGCGGACGCGAGCGGCGCGACGCGCTGGGCGGCGATCGACGGCGCGGCCTCGTCGACGTTTCGCAACACGATCTTCCCGCCGCATAGCGGCACGGCAGGCCGCGTGATCGATACCGCCGGGCCGATCGTGATCCAGCACTTTGGCGAAAATCCCGCCTTTCCACCTGAGGAGTTTCCGATCCACGTCGCGGAAGGCATGAAGTCGTCGCTGGCGGTGCCGCTGTTCCGCAAGGAAACGCCGGTCGGCGCGCTGATCATCGGCTACCGCACCGAGCACGAGATCACGGATGCCGAGATCGAGCTGGCGACCGCACTGGCCTCGTACGCATCGATCGCGATCGAGAACGCGCGGCTGCTGTCCGAGCTACAGCGCGAGCGCGATCTGGCCGAGCTGCGCGCCCATGAATTGGCCGAGAAGAATAAAGAGGTTGAGCGGGCAAATCGCCTGAAGAGCGAGTTTGTGGCGAACATGAGCCACGAGCTGCGCACGCCGCTCAACTCGATCCTGGCGCTGTCACAGATCTTGCTCGACCGCCTGGACGGCGAGCTAAACGAAGAACAGGACAAGCAGGTCCGCATCATCGAGCGGAACGGCCAGAATCTTCTCCGCCTGATCAACGATATTCTCGACCTGTCGAAGATCGAAGCGGGTCGTATCGATCTGGTGCCCTCATCGTTTAAGATCTCAGATGTGATCAGCGCCGTGCAGAATACAGTCGCGCCGCTGGTGCTGGATAAGGGCTTGCAGTTGCAGGTGGAGCTACCGCCCGATCTGCCGATCTGCTACACCGACGAGAATAAGCTCAAGCAGATCTTGCTGAATCTGCTGAGCAATGCGGCTAAGTTCACCGAGCGCGGCGGCGTGACGGTGCGCGTCACCAAGGGTCGTGAGGTTGGCACAAGCACCAACGACGATGCTCAGGGGTCGTGGATCACAATCGAGGTGCAGGATACCGGCATCGGCATCGCGCCTGAGGATCAGGCGACGGTGTGGGAGGAGTTCCGGCAGATCGACGGGTCGCTGGCGCGGCAGTACGAGGGCACCGGCCTGGGCCTGGCGATCGTGCGGCGGCTGGTGCAACTGATGGGCGGCGAGATCGAGCTGAGCAGCGCCGTGGGCCAGGGCTCGACGTTCCGCTTCTCGCTGCCGACGCATCTCACGCAGCAGCCAGCCGCCGCGCAGCCGCCTGCTGTGGCGCAGAGCGAGCGGCCCCGTGTCGCCGAGGAGCGCTACCGCTCAAGCGATAAGCCGCTGGTGCTGGTGGTCGACGACGATGTCGAGGTGGTGTATATCCTGGAGAAGTACCTGCGCGACGACGGCTATCAGATTGAGTCGGCGCAGAACGGCGAAGAAGCGATCACCAAGGCGCGGCAGCTTCATCCATTCGCGATGACCCTGGATGTGATGCTGCCCGGTCGGGATGGCTGGGAAGTGATTCAGGAGCTGAAGAGCGATCCGCAGACCAGCGATATTCAGATCATTATGCTGTCGATGCTGGACAACCGGCAGCTTGGCTATAGCCTGGGCGCGACGGACTATCTGGTCAAGCCGGTTTCGCGCAACGATCTGCTGCGGCGGCTCGGACAACTGCGCGATGGGCAGGCGCTGCGCAATGTCGTCGTGGTCGACGACGATCCGATCGAGTCGCGGGTGCTGGCAACGGCGCTCCGTGACGAGGGCTTGAACGTGACGACGTTTACGGGAGGGCCGCCCGCGCTGGAATGGCTGGCGGAGAACACGCCCGATCTGATCACGCTGGATCTAATGATGCCGGGGATGGACGGCTTCGAGGTGCTGGATGCGATTCGGCGTCAGGAGCATCTGAAGCACGTGCCGGTGCTGGTGATCACGGCGAAAGACATCTTTCCCGAAGATCGCGAGCGGCTCAACGGACGGATCGCGGCGATCATTCAAAAAGGCCCTCGCCAGCGCGAGGAGCTGCTGCTTGAGGTGCGTGAGACGCTCAACCGGCGCAGGCTCAAAGCGAACGCCCTGGAGCAGTAGCGCGCCCGCTGGTCCCTGAGCCGGTCGGTCCATAGGAGCGCCAAAGTTGTCGGAGTACGGGCTGCCGCACGCAGCATCATGTTTTGGAGAAGAACATCGTGGCGAGTGGAGCAACCATCCTGGTGGTCGAAGACAATCCTGATAACATGTATGTCTTAGACCACCTGCTGACCCGAAAAGGGTACACTGTACAACAAGCCGTAGGCGGCGAAGAGGCGCTGGAACAGATTCGGCGGCACCAACCGGCGCTGGTGCTGATGGATATGCAGATGCCCGGCATGGATGGCTATACTGTGGTGCGCGAGCTGCGTCGCCAGCCGGAGCTGGTCGGGCTGCCGGTGATCGCGGTGACGGCCAGCAGTATGCCCGGCGATCGGGAGCAGACGCTGGCTGCGGGTTGCACCGACTATGTTGCCAAGCCGATCAATCCGCGCGAGCTGATGCAACTCATAGAACATTATCTGCGAGGAGGAAACCGTGGCGAAGATCCTAATCGTGGATGATCAGCCGGACAATCTGTATGTGCTTGAGCGCCTGCTCAAAGGCCATGGCTACGCAGTCCTGTGCGCTGAAGATGGCGCGACGGCGCTTCGGATTGCCGATGACGATCGTCCCGATCTGATCTTGCTGGATGTGATGATGCCCGAAATGGACGGCTTTGAGGTCGTCCAGCGGCTACGCGAGTCGCCGACGACGCGCGCGATTCCGGTGGTGCTGCTGACGGCAAACGCTCCCGATCAGCGCCTCAAGATCCAGGGATTGAAGCTCGGCGCGGACGAGTACCTGACCCAGCCGATCAACAATAACGAGCTGCTGGCGCGGGTGCAGGCGTTGCTGCGCACCAAGCGGACGCAGGACGAGCTGCTGGCGCGCAATACGCAGCTTGCCGCGCTGCTCGATATTGTGCAGGCCAGCACGAGCACGCTGGATCTGGCCGAGGTCGGTCGGCGGCTGATCGATCGCGCGCTGACGGCAGCGCACATGGATCTCGGCGGCATCTGGCTGCGCGAAGACGGGAAGCTCGCGCTCCTGGCACAGCACGGCTATCCGCCCGACGTGATCCGAGAGCGCTACGAGATCCCGCTGTCCGAAAGCCGCGCCGGGTCGCGCGCGATCGAAAACCAGGAAGTGGTCTATGGGCGCGTGGATGAGCTGGAGGGCACCGACAGCGCTCTGGCGCACAGCGCGCAGACGGTGATCGTGCTGCCGCTGCTGCATCGTGGTAAAGCGCTAGGCATGCTGCATCTCGGCACGCGCGCGCAGCGCGCCTTCAACTCCGAGGACCTGGCGTTTCTCGGCGCGATTGCCAACGCCGCAGCGGTTGCGGTGCAGAACGCGCGGCTGTTCGAGGAGGCCAACTGTCAGCGCGAGCAGCTTGAGCGGCTGGATCACGAGAAAGACGAGTTCATCTCGATCGTGTCGCATGAGCTGAAGAATCCGCTGGCCTCGATCAAAGGCTACGCCAGCCTCCTGCAGCGCCGCGCCAAAAAAGACACCACGCTGGAGTCGGCGGTCAAGGGGCTAGAGGTGATCGAGCAGCAGGTCAATCGCATGAGCTTGCTGCTCGATCAGTTGCGCGATGTGTCGCAGATCGGCATGGATCGCTTTATGATCGACGCCGAGCCGCTGGATATCGTCGAGCTGACGCAGCGGATCGCGCTGGATATGCAGGCGACGACGATTGAGCACCGCATCGAGCTGGACGCGCCCGACGAGCCGCTGATGACGGAGGCCGATGAGTTTCGGATGTCGCAGGTGCTCAGCAATCTGATCAGCAACGCGATCAAGTACAGCCCCGGCGGCGGCAAGATCGACATCCTGGTGTGTCGCGCCGATGATCCGCCGCACCGTCCGCTGGAATTGCCGCGCGGCAACTGGGCGATGGTGTCGGTGATGGATCGCGGCCTTGGTATTCCGAAAGGTGTGCAGGCGCGGCTCTTCGAGCGCTTCTACCGCGCGCCCAACACCAAAGGAAAGATCA of Herpetosiphonaceae bacterium contains these proteins:
- a CDS encoding ATP-binding protein codes for the protein MEERLHIHDQAAALTDESSLAQLQAQNRLMLTLFRVSALIGAELESQDFAEAVVRTIAQTVPDVDKAVLWFFDRFEQRLRLAAVYGQPHIPALDPASRDQLALRLYEGHVGECVAARQPRVIEGRGALLHYQHTLDPNNAVIVAQLAALLPSTLRIICLPLYLGSIPVGALELFYTNPSAGPGHDDLPLLQVFADQLAVMFRNAQIYTEMSAQQRRLQAFDAVVTAITNASDIQQMLEQALSVTLYVVGAENGMVLLSDDGMVEVAVSYQLPAAAFAPGVRFALENTPCAEVIRSGQPSVQPLRVGHAWASSLPITIAAVALLPLLAGGTVVGVLVIALKIDNEPRLDWASLLAIGNQIGIAVANHKLYNASQRERRQLAGVIASIAESVIICDRRGYLVLSNDAAQTLLGQHLEVGTSLAELTRLLAMRTIDGQPLSIEETPLARSLRGEVYQNYELSITVGAGVELFISCSGAPLLADDGTIDGAVVVIRDVTAYKRYDAVRDEFVAVAAHELRAPLAAVKGYTDLLVQRALNDQSTTERDRRGIQMLSRQIEHLVRLVDNLLDVSRLDSGQLELYLQRVDLIGLIEASIDRISIGDANHQFVFDGPPHLEILCDQLRIQQVLTNLLSNAARYSAVGTLITVEVWLESGSDEHVVIAVRDQGVGMSPEVQAKVFERYYRANTATATSGLGLGVYLSREIVLRHGGRIWLESAPGQGTTFYVMLPMNPGSTS
- a CDS encoding replication-associated recombination protein A, which codes for MDLFAHAAQSDQERSAPLAARIRPRMLDEFVGQERIAGAGRLLQRALERGALFSMILWGPPGSGKTTLARLLAQASSAHFEQLSAVSAGVAELRKVIKEAQQRQGMYGERTVLFVDEIHRWNKAQQDAILPYVEDGTLILIGATTENPSFEVNGALLSRCRVITLEALSDDAIGMIVDRALTDAERGLGALRVDLADAARVLLINLANGDARAALNALEIAALSAAPDEAGRRALHADAIVEAYQRRHVQYDKAGELHYDAISALHKSVRDSDPDGALYWLGRMLRGGEDPLYIARRVVRMAVEDIGLAEPLALPQCIAAQQAVHFLGQPEGELALAQAVVYLCQAPKSNAVYRAYGGVLKDVEETRNEPVPLHLRNAATGLMQDLGYGKDYQYAHDFADAQVRQEHLPPNLAGRRYYQPTGRGFEATIAERLSWRYPADVPDAEAPPDAG
- a CDS encoding STAS domain-containing protein — encoded protein: MEIIRIPILKIEDFLIASIQTALHDVQAMDFKDSLLQRIYETKSKGVILDLTAIDVLDSFVGRLINDISQMSNLMGAKVVITGLQPAVAITLVELGLELPQVLTALNLEKGIAALRRVTEHSTNGRA
- a CDS encoding anti-sigma regulatory factor, giving the protein MAEPKVIMISSDLDIVAARMVARDTARALGFGAIDQARIATAISELARNIYLYAGEGSVTVKEATNGLRRGIEVVCEDRGPGIADINLVMQDGYTSSKGMGMGLPGAKRLMDEFEISSRVGQGTKVICRKWSR
- the folK gene encoding 2-amino-4-hydroxy-6-hydroxymethyldihydropteridine diphosphokinase; its protein translation is MFNRTSPTPHQVYLGLGANLGDRAATLRAARARLAPSFTVLGCSSLYQTPPWGVTDQPPFLNAVCYGQTALAPAELLTFLKALERDLGRIATRRWGPRAIDLDILLFDDLILQTPTLTIPHPLLHERPFVLIPLRELAPDLRHPALGTTIADLAQALPEPDLQVIAQAW
- a CDS encoding response regulator → MLLLIGALAADRFRVTNRMQLEQTDLVQVRLNEAFGLLRDMRVAEQSYVMTGNESALTLYDQALAEYPRVVADLGRNATVISERMPQFEQELVAFEEAADEWQSFARRTIDQRRLAGLDQAQQGQVVSQSSRLFGEIRDHYIKALPYINADREALRASHRWLVNTSLALLVVVTGSTFGTLMYGISLVRRIGLLASTQQQRQDRQNLYTQVITALNGPTQYQPLLSQSLPLLIESVGAQAGVVYSYTNGLLIPSAAVGVDKDTLEPLRPNEGLPGRALHQERIIVVGDLPADTPFRIHTGMGVAAPRSLATVPLRYGKQLLGVLVIASVQRLEDADIQLLNLTGSQLATAISNVRAFEEAQHIADQLAENNAYLARLLEASDTLQDIGRELVVQSDLQTLLELVCRETRRLLRGDYTAVATLADASGATRWAAIDGAASSTFRNTIFPPHSGTAGRVIDTAGPIVIQHFGENPAFPPEEFPIHVAEGMKSSLAVPLFRKETPVGALIIGYRTEHEITDAEIELATALASYASIAIENARLLSELQRERDLAELRAHELAEKNKEVERANRLKSEFVANMSHELRTPLNSILALSQILLDRLDGELNEEQDKQVRIIERNGQNLLRLINDILDLSKIEAGRIDLVPSSFKISDVISAVQNTVAPLVLDKGLQLQVELPPDLPICYTDENKLKQILLNLLSNAAKFTERGGVTVRVTKGREVGTSTNDDAQGSWITIEVQDTGIGIAPEDQATVWEEFRQIDGSLARQYEGTGLGLAIVRRLVQLMGGEIELSSAVGQGSTFRFSLPTHLTQQPAAAQPPAVAQSERPRVAEERYRSSDKPLVLVVDDDVEVVYILEKYLRDDGYQIESAQNGEEAITKARQLHPFAMTLDVMLPGRDGWEVIQELKSDPQTSDIQIIMLSMLDNRQLGYSLGATDYLVKPVSRNDLLRRLGQLRDGQALRNVVVVDDDPIESRVLATALRDEGLNVTTFTGGPPALEWLAENTPDLITLDLMMPGMDGFEVLDAIRRQEHLKHVPVLVITAKDIFPEDRERLNGRIAAIIQKGPRQREELLLEVRETLNRRRLKANALEQ
- a CDS encoding response regulator, whose amino-acid sequence is MASGATILVVEDNPDNMYVLDHLLTRKGYTVQQAVGGEEALEQIRRHQPALVLMDMQMPGMDGYTVVRELRRQPELVGLPVIAVTASSMPGDREQTLAAGCTDYVAKPINPRELMQLIEHYLRGGNRGEDPNRG
- a CDS encoding response regulator encodes the protein MAKILIVDDQPDNLYVLERLLKGHGYAVLCAEDGATALRIADDDRPDLILLDVMMPEMDGFEVVQRLRESPTTRAIPVVLLTANAPDQRLKIQGLKLGADEYLTQPINNNELLARVQALLRTKRTQDELLARNTQLAALLDIVQASTSTLDLAEVGRRLIDRALTAAHMDLGGIWLREDGKLALLAQHGYPPDVIRERYEIPLSESRAGSRAIENQEVVYGRVDELEGTDSALAHSAQTVIVLPLLHRGKALGMLHLGTRAQRAFNSEDLAFLGAIANAAAVAVQNARLFEEANCQREQLERLDHEKDEFISIVSHELKNPLASIKGYASLLQRRAKKDTTLESAVKGLEVIEQQVNRMSLLLDQLRDVSQIGMDRFMIDAEPLDIVELTQRIALDMQATTIEHRIELDAPDEPLMTEADEFRMSQVLSNLISNAIKYSPGGGKIDILVCRADDPPHRPLELPRGNWAMVSVMDRGLGIPKGVQARLFERFYRAPNTKGKISGMGLGLYITREIIQRHGGYMWLESEEGHGSTFGVALPLLPDRHARADGAASPEHHSTPIAETAS